Proteins from a genomic interval of Yarrowia lipolytica chromosome 1E, complete sequence:
- a CDS encoding uncharacterized protein (Compare to YALI0E31009g, similar to uniprot|P27515 Saccharomyces cerevisiae YNR012w URK1 uridine kinase P2.152.f2.1), with the protein MKAKQYVPPWKQPYIIAVAGSSGSGKTSVAQLIIKQLNVPWTVLLSMDNFYKTLTPEESAAAHRNEHDFDTPTAYDTDDLVKCLRDIKAGHRVNIPTYSFVEHARTDKTVSIYGANIVILEGIYVLYDHPGLLDLIDMKIFVDTDLDTCLARRLTRDMLHRGREMSGIINQWRKTVKPNFERYVRPTMANADVLIPRGRDNVVAIDMVAQHITKILTDKSERHLADLCSLIDDDELAAEEATWNKQIHELKQSPQLIGIHTILCSDDTKRADFVFYFDRIATLLVENALQHSKFENINVETPTGNTFEGVRRLGIDNTCAVAIIRAGECFDRSVKRTIPSVRMGKLLIQSDISTGEPKLHHLNLPSRISEPDAFVLLCDAQLSSGAAAIMATTVLVDHGVKEENIVFVCYLASKRGLQRYLNAYPNVHTVVGKILDGSHGRFIDTKYYGT; encoded by the coding sequence TGAATGTGCCTTGGACCGTTCTTTTGTCCATGGACAACTTCTACAAGACGCTGACACCTGAGgaatctgctgctgcccaTCGAAACGAGCACGACTTCGACACGCCTACCGCATACGATACCGACGATCTGGTCAAGTGTCTTCGAGATATCAAGGCAGGTCATCGAGTCAACATTCCTACGTACTCCTTTGTCGAGCACGCTCGAACCGACAAAACTGTCAGCATTTACGGCGCCAACATTGTGATCCTTGAGGGAATCTATGTGCTCTATGACCACCCCGGCTTACTGGATCTCATCGACATGAAGATCTTTGTCGACACTGATCTGGATACTTGTCTGGCTCGACGACTCACGAGAGATATGCTTCATCGAGGACGAGAAATGTCCGGTATTATAAACCAGTGGCGTAAGACGGTCAAGCCCAACTTTGAGCGATACGTGCGACCTACAATGGCCAATGCTGATGTTCTGATTCCTCGAGGACGGGACAATGTCGTAGCGATTGATATGGTGGCCCAACATATCACTAAAATTCTTACAGACAAGAGTGAACGACACTTGGCCGATCTGTGCTCGTTGatcgacgacgacgagctggcTGCCGAGGAAGCTACCTGGAACAAACAGATTCATGAACTGAAACAGTCGCCCCAGCTTATCGGCATTCACACAATTCTATGTTCAGATGATACCAAGCGAGCTGATTTCGTGTTCTACTTTGATAGAATCGCCACTCTACTGGTCGAGAATGCACTGCAGCACTCCAAGTTTGAAAACATTAACGTCGAGACTCCCACAGGAAACACCTTTGAGGGAGTCCGACGTCTGGGAATTGACAATACCTGTGCTGTAGCTATAATCCGAGCAGGTGAGTGTTTCGACCGTTCTGTCAAGCGAACCATCCCTTCAGTCCGAATGGGAAAGCTGCTGATCCAGAGTGACATTTCTACCGGAGAGCCCAAATTGCATCATCTGAACCTTCCTTCCCGCATTTCAGAGCCTGACGCCTTTGTTCTACTATGTGACGCTCAGCTCTCGTCTGGAGCTGCCGCTATCATGGCTACCACAGTCCTGGTTGACCACGgcgtcaaggaggagaacatTGTCTTCGTTTGCTATCTTGCATCTAAACGAGGTCTTCAGCGGTACCTCAACGCCTATCCTAATGTGCATACTGTGGTCGGTAAGATTCTCGACGGCAGTCATGGCAGATTCATCGACACCAAGTACTACGGTACCTAG
- a CDS encoding uncharacterized protein (Compare to YALI0E31031g, weakly similar to uniprot|Q88XB6 Lactobacillus plantarum Cell surface SD repeat protein precursor), which translates to MDFFSPYSNFGGYSNDNYGYYSRPQSRRQSRQQQMLRRQEAQRQAEAREYARREAENRAYYKHRQEVYRQKQREAEARRQAEARAYYDQLARQQQQKARRQHQYVSDPFAQLLGINDPSSIPFHNFDESDGEYEYVAPTSQDVAMSSPTASESNTDVEDSDSDSDNDVFYDSLESAEPSDDSDSDSDSDSVTDYVEPAPTVVVYSTPQPAVEKNVTKRLQKMAPVIERHVETFERIKKAASGSSSDSSDDYESLLSSTKSRLKVIQNAQMKLEQLYDQLDSIKTDNKKDKAMRTTLIKKSVGTAEAIDSVVQILKEQRNYYKQCIEEDSGSDSSVDSASDTSSSDTSSSDIIYHVTLEEVPDSDLSELSE; encoded by the coding sequence ATGGATTTCTTTTCTCCTTACTCCAACTTTGGTGGCTACAGCAACGACAACTATGGTTACTACAGCCGACCACAATCCAGACGACAGtctcgacagcagcagatgctAAGACGACAGGAAGCACAGCGACAGGCCGAAGCTCGAGAGTATGCTCGACGAGAAGCAGAGAATCGGGCTTactacaaacacagacaagaGGTTTACCGACAGAAACAGCGTGAGGCTGAGGCTCGACGACAAGCTGAGGCACGAGCTTACTACGACCAGTTGGCccgacagcagcagcagaaggcTCGACGACAGCATCAGTATGTTTCTGATCCCTTTGCTCAGCTCTTGGGTATTAACGACCCCTCATCTATCCCTTTCCATAACTTCGACGAGTCTGAtggcgagtacgagtacgttGCACCCACTTCTCAGGATGTGGCTATGTCTTCTCCCACTGCTTCCGAGTCCAACACCGATGTTGAggactctgactctgactctgacaACGATGTCTTCTACGACAGCTTGGAGTCTGCCGAACCTTCTgatgactctgactctgactctgactctgactccGTGACCGATTATGTGGAGCCTGCTCCTACTGTTGTTGTTTACTCTACTCCCCAGCCCgctgtggagaagaacgtCACCAAGAGACTTCAGAAGATGGCACCTGTCATTGAGCGACACGTTGAGACCTTTGAGCGAATCAAAAAGGCtgcttctggctcttcctCCGACTCTTCTGACGATTACGAGTCTCTTTTGAGCTCCACCAAGTCTCGACTCAAGGTCATTCAGAACGCCCAGATGAAATTGGAGCAGCTCTACGACCAACTAGACTCCATCAAGACcgacaacaagaaggacaaggccATGCGAACTACTCTGATCAAGAAGTCTGTTGGCACTGCTGAAGCCATTGACAGTGTGGTCCAAattctcaaggagcagcGAAATTACTACAAGCAGTGCATCGAAGAGGACAGTGGGTCTGACTCTTCGGTCGACTCTGCCTCTGACACCAGCTCCTCTGACACTAGCTCCTCGGACATCATCTACCATGTCacgctggaggaggttcCTGACTCGGACTTGTCTGAGCTGTCTGAGTAA